One genomic window of Desmospora activa DSM 45169 includes the following:
- a CDS encoding arsenate reductase family protein, protein MALLMYEYPPCGTCRKAKKYLEENDISFETRHIVDNSPSKEELDRFVKQSGLPLQKFFNTSGKKYRELNLKEKLKGMSDQEKLELLASDGMLIKRPIVTDGKKATVGFNEKVFDEAWG, encoded by the coding sequence ATGGCTCTACTTATGTACGAATATCCCCCCTGTGGAACGTGTCGCAAGGCGAAAAAATATCTGGAGGAGAACGATATTTCCTTTGAAACCCGCCATATCGTGGACAATTCTCCATCAAAGGAAGAGTTGGACCGGTTTGTGAAGCAAAGTGGCTTACCTCTCCAGAAGTTTTTTAACACCAGTGGTAAAAAATATCGTGAGCTTAATTTGAAAGAGAAGTTAAAAGGGATGAGCGATCAGGAGAAACTGGAGTTGTTAGCCTCCGACGGGATGTTGATCAAACGCCCCATCGTTACGGACGGGAAGAAGGCAACGGTTGGTTTTAATGAGAAGGTCTTCGATGAGGCTTGGGGATAA
- a CDS encoding GNAT family N-acetyltransferase produces MNLRKLTEADFHSIHPRLDEWWGGRLMSAMLPRLFFVHFSHTSFVIEKNKGEIAAFLVGFFSPSVPEEAYIHFVGVHPEYRKQGLGRRLYRRFFEKARQHERRTIRCVTSPVNRTSIVYHRQMGFQIVEGDCQQDGISIHTDYDGPGNDRVLFIKGLEQD; encoded by the coding sequence ATGAATCTGCGTAAGCTGACAGAGGCGGATTTTCACTCGATCCATCCCCGCTTGGATGAATGGTGGGGCGGGCGGTTGATGTCCGCCATGCTTCCCCGCCTGTTTTTTGTGCATTTTTCTCATACTTCGTTTGTTATCGAAAAAAACAAAGGTGAAATCGCCGCCTTTTTGGTTGGTTTCTTTTCGCCGTCAGTGCCGGAGGAAGCCTATATCCACTTTGTTGGGGTCCACCCGGAATATCGAAAACAGGGGTTGGGAAGGCGGCTGTATCGTCGATTTTTTGAGAAGGCGCGACAGCACGAGCGTCGTACGATTCGTTGTGTCACTTCTCCGGTGAATCGGACTTCGATCGTGTATCATCGCCAGATGGGATTTCAGATCGTGGAGGGAGATTGCCAACAAGATGGGATTTCTATTCATACCGACTATGACGGCCCTGGAAACGACCGTGTGCTTTTCATAAAGGGGTTGGAGCAGGATTAA